In the genome of Thermoproteus tenax Kra 1, the window CTCCTCCCATATCACGCTAACTTCGCTCCTCTCGTTGACTGAGTTCCTCTCGCACCAAGGCTTGGGGAGAAAGACTGCGTAGGACTCCCTTATTTTGAATATCTTCCTAGTCTCCACAAGCTTGTTTAAATTAACTTAATATAGTTTTAACTTCGATTGGTGAGGGCGTTTATGAGCATTCTGAGGGCCAAGTGCGTTCTCTCAACGCTTTTCTCAATGGACGCAATAACCTCTAGCTCGAGCGGCGTTTTTGCCGCGTTTCTCAATGAGCGTATCATGCTTAAATGGGCCTCATAGTGTTTACACATCTCGTTGAGCCTCTCAACTACGTCGGTCTCCTCGCGGGGGCCCTCAATGGGCGGCAGATCTTTGACGTTCAATATCTCGAGGAGGCGGAGCCTCAAATAGGTCTCGCGAATTGCGCTGTCAATAAATTCCGATAGATATTCGTCCTTTATGGAGCCCCTTAGCCTGAGCAGCTCCGATATGTGATCCATCTCATCCCTAATTATCTGCTCCATAGCTATCCTGAGTTGCACATTAAAATTGTTTTGCAATGTTCTATAATTACTAAAAAAAGATAAAAGTCTCCTCTCACTATTGGGTATGTCGGTCGCCCAGTTCGCTTCTACGGACGTGGTAAAAACTACGCCCAACTTGTCCATACGCGATGCCGCGAAGTTGATGAGGAAGCATAACATAGGCCTCCTCGTGTTGGTGGATCACAGCGATCCCTATAAGGTCGTCGGCGTAGTCTCGGAGAGGGACATTGTCCACGCTATAGCAGAGGGGATTGACCCAGAGAGGCCCGTCGAGGCGATTGCCACGAAAAGCGTGATCACCGTGGAGGCGGAGGACCCACTGAGCAAGGCGGCCGAGTTGATGAGGAGACACAACATAAGGCATCTGGTGGTAGTTAAAGACGGCAGACTATACGGCGTGTTGTCGATAAAGGACTTAGTCTACGAGGAGAATGCGCTTAAGGCTATATCGGGCTACGAGGAGTGGACTTTCGAGAGAGGGATGAGTGCGTGAAATGCCCCCTTAGCGGCGCCCGGCCCTCTCCCGGGGGCCGGGGCCCGCCCCGGAGCCGCCTTTCGGCAACCCCAGGGCGAGGGGGACGCGACCGTGCCCCGGCGCACGGGCGCGACGTTCGGCCGCGTCCCCAGAGCCGGGAATGTGGTTCATGCGAGAGGAAAACTTACGAGGTTAAAAGTAAGATGGCCGCCGGGACGGAGGAAAAAGCGGGTTGTTTTATCTTTTCTATCAATTCCCAGTACCTCCTCTTGGCCCACAACAACGGGATGTTGTCGCGCGCATCGCTGAAGCCACAGACGGGACAGCGCATTATACGTTTCTTCTCCTCCTCCATTTTCGCACCACAGTGGGGGCATACAGTTGAGTATAGTCGCTCTTCAAGGTACGGTAGCCCATACCACTCTGCCAAGTGTTGTAGGCGCCTCCTCAGCCGGCCGAGACCGTCGTAGAGGTGCTTCTTGTCGCCTTTCTCGCCGCTCTGTTTCCGCTCTAGATACGTCTCGTAGTCCATCACGTCTACTACAATGGCGGCGTTGTTCTGTCTGGCGAGCTCGATTATCTCCTTTGCGATCCGTGTCACGACGTCGCGGATTTTCCTAAACCGCTTGGACTTGAGACGACGGACCCTCTCCTCAAGGAGCATCCTTCTGGCGGGATCCGCCTCCCTCGCGGCCCGTTCCTCGAGGCGGCTTATCTCCTCGTGGAGTCTCCTCAACTCCCTAATTACACCATCTTCAGGGAGTCTCAACGTCCTTCTCAACTTACCATCCCTTATAATGCCTATCACGGCCCCGTTATCGAGACGGTTCACGTCAACAGCGACGAGCGTCCTGGGCTCCACCGGCGTCACCTCTCTGGCGAAGACAAGCGCTACGTAGAGCTTTCCGTAGGTCGGCTCCTTTCCCCTACGTCTTTCTATGCCCAAAAACGCCAACTTGAGTCTGGCGCCCTCCTCAAGTCTCTTTTTGATCCAAGTGACGTTGTTGCGCCCCAATCTAACGACGAAGGTCTTTAGTCTCCGCACCTTGAGGATCTCGCTTCTGAGATCAATAAAGATAGGAGCACCAAAATCTCTTTCGTTTTCCACTCTTAGTTGAGCCTTTAATGGAACCATCTTGAAGAATACGATATCGTGCCAGAACACCTTGGCTTGGTCTATGAAGTACTTCTTGAGGTTATACTTGGGAAACACCTCCTCGATTATTTTATGCGCCAGCTCCCGCCTGTCGGGAGTGAGAAGTCTGCCCAGCTCCTCCGGCGTCAGTTTCGGCTCCTCTTGTCCTGTGATTTCTTTGAGCAACCTTCTGACATACTCTTCTGTGGCCAGATGTATGCGCGTCACTAGATCCAGAACGTCTGGCCGCTCCTCGACGAGACGCCAGGGAATTTCGATCTTCAGCACTCTATAGACCTGGCCCATATGCGTACAAGGCGTAGGGGAGAAAAAGTAGTTGAAGAGACTCTCTTTCAACTCCAACGACCCACCTGACTTACGGCGCCGCTGTAAGTCAGGTGAACGTTTCAATTACTCTGGGATTTCTACTCCTTCGACTTACCAACCGGCCCACGTCGCCGGCCGCCTCAGCAATGGGCGCAACCTCCTCCAGAAGCGCCTCCGGCGCGTCTCCTCGATGTATGCTAACACTGAGAGGAGGGAAAGCAGATACACGACCATGAGCTAGAGAGACCAGAAC includes:
- a CDS encoding zinc ribbon domain-containing protein — protein: MGQVYRVLKIEIPWRLVEERPDVLDLVTRIHLATEEYVRRLLKEITGQEEPKLTPEELGRLLTPDRRELAHKIIEEVFPKYNLKKYFIDQAKVFWHDIVFFKMVPLKAQLRVENERDFGAPIFIDLRSEILKVRRLKTFVVRLGRNNVTWIKKRLEEGARLKLAFLGIERRRGKEPTYGKLYVALVFAREVTPVEPRTLVAVDVNRLDNGAVIGIIRDGKLRRTLRLPEDGVIRELRRLHEEISRLEERAAREADPARRMLLEERVRRLKSKRFRKIRDVVTRIAKEIIELARQNNAAIVVDVMDYETYLERKQSGEKGDKKHLYDGLGRLRRRLQHLAEWYGLPYLEERLYSTVCPHCGAKMEEEKKRIMRCPVCGFSDARDNIPLLWAKRRYWELIEKIKQPAFSSVPAAILLLTS
- a CDS encoding CBS domain-containing protein, giving the protein MSVAQFASTDVVKTTPNLSIRDAAKLMRKHNIGLLVLVDHSDPYKVVGVVSERDIVHAIAEGIDPERPVEAIATKSVITVEAEDPLSKAAELMRRHNIRHLVVVKDGRLYGVLSIKDLVYEENALKAISGYEEWTFERGMSA